One region of Actinomycetota bacterium genomic DNA includes:
- a CDS encoding UDP-diphosphatase encodes MEILKSVVLGIIQGLTEFFPVSSSGHLVIFPYFFKWEQPSLFFAVILHLGTLLSLLIILYRDAGNIIKIFFKGIFIKKMRKNEDFKMALFIIIAIIPAAIAGYFINDVIENIFSRPVFTAFFLFITAAVLVLFEFVGKRIEDKYIAENGREKNFNYFIALITGIGQAVAILPGVSRSGLTISSARIFGIKRKEAVKFSFLISIPVIFGSFVFELCDFLKSKESISAGFSVLPLIAGFIAAFISGLFAIKFLLKISSKRNLNFFALYCVALAIVFFIVYFFRK; translated from the coding sequence ATGGAAATATTAAAATCAGTGGTTTTAGGGATAATCCAGGGCCTTACTGAGTTTTTCCCCGTAAGCAGCTCAGGGCATCTTGTTATTTTTCCATATTTTTTCAAATGGGAGCAGCCATCACTTTTTTTTGCAGTAATACTTCATCTGGGGACACTATTGTCTCTCCTGATAATACTGTACAGAGATGCGGGAAACATAATAAAAATTTTTTTTAAAGGAATATTTATTAAAAAAATGCGAAAAAATGAAGATTTCAAGATGGCATTATTCATAATAATAGCTATAATTCCTGCAGCCATAGCAGGATATTTTATAAATGATGTTATTGAAAATATTTTTTCCAGACCCGTTTTTACCGCTTTTTTCTTATTTATAACGGCTGCAGTCCTTGTTTTGTTTGAATTTGTCGGAAAAAGAATTGAAGATAAATATATTGCAGAAAACGGCAGAGAAAAGAACTTTAACTATTTTATAGCTTTAATAACCGGCATCGGTCAGGCGGTAGCAATACTTCCCGGAGTTTCGCGTTCAGGTCTGACGATATCTTCTGCAAGGATTTTTGGCATCAAAAGAAAAGAAGCTGTAAAATTCTCATTTCTGATCTCCATACCTGTTATTTTTGGTTCATTTGTTTTTGAGCTTTGTGACTTTCTGAAATCCAAAGAATCAATATCAGCCGGTTTTTCAGTCCTGCCTCTGATAGCAGGGTTTATTGCTGCTTTCATTTCAGGATTGTTTGCAATAAAATTCCTTTTAAAGATATCTTCGAAAAGAAATTTAAATTTCTTTGCTCTTTATTGTGTTGCTCTTGCTATTGTTTTTTTTATTGTATATTTTTTTAGAAAATAA
- a CDS encoding NTP transferase domain-containing protein → MKGIILAGGLGSRLSPCTKVTNKHLLPVYDKPMIYYPIMTLVNAGIKYIQIVTGGNNAGDFLRLLGNGKEFGLKDIAYTYQEGEGGIADALKLAENFAEGEKIFVILGDNIVQDNVGEHVRDFINQPKGAKIFLKEVPDPERFGVAEIKDNKIVSIEEKPQNPKSNYAVCGLYMYDNEVFDIVRKIKPSDRGELEITDVNNEYIKRNSMTYSILKGWWTDAGTFQSLYRASRLVAKDLGENNI, encoded by the coding sequence ATGAAAGGTATAATTCTTGCCGGAGGACTTGGCTCCCGTCTTTCTCCATGTACAAAAGTTACAAATAAGCATTTGCTGCCGGTTTATGACAAACCAATGATATATTATCCGATAATGACACTTGTGAACGCAGGCATAAAATACATACAGATAGTTACCGGTGGAAATAATGCCGGTGATTTTCTCAGACTTCTTGGAAACGGAAAGGAGTTTGGCTTAAAAGATATTGCATATACTTATCAGGAAGGAGAAGGCGGAATAGCTGATGCATTAAAACTTGCGGAAAATTTTGCAGAAGGCGAGAAAATCTTTGTGATACTGGGAGATAATATTGTCCAGGATAATGTGGGCGAACATGTAAGGGATTTTATTAATCAGCCCAAAGGAGCAAAGATATTTTTAAAGGAAGTTCCCGATCCTGAAAGGTTCGGAGTTGCTGAGATAAAGGACAATAAAATAGTTTCAATAGAGGAAAAACCTCAAAATCCAAAATCAAATTATGCTGTCTGCGGTCTTTATATGTATGATAACGAGGTATTTGATATTGTCCGCAAAATAAAGCCCTCAGACAGGGGCGAACTGGAAATAACTGACGTAAATAATGAATATATAAAACGCAATTCAATGACATATTCCATATTAAAAGGGTGGTGGACAGACGCAGGAACATTTCAGTCTCTTTACAGAGCCAGCCGTCTGGTAGCAAAAGACTTGGGGGAAAATAATATTTAG
- the trxA gene encoding thioredoxin, which translates to MVTEFTDSNFESEVIKSDIPVLVDFWAVWCGPCKMIAPELEKLSEEKKGLLKVGKLNVDENRDTAIKFSITSIPTLLLFKDGQVAKKLVGAMSKDRILNEISTFI; encoded by the coding sequence ATGGTTACGGAATTTACTGATTCAAATTTTGAAAGTGAAGTTATAAAATCGGATATCCCGGTTCTTGTGGATTTTTGGGCTGTCTGGTGTGGTCCTTGCAAAATGATTGCTCCTGAACTGGAAAAGTTATCTGAAGAAAAAAAGGGTTTGTTAAAGGTCGGAAAGCTTAATGTTGACGAAAACAGGGATACTGCCATCAAATTCAGCATTACCAGCATACCCACACTGCTTCTTTTTAAAGATGGACAGGTTGCAAAGAAACTGGTAGGAGCAATGTCAAAAGACAGGATTTTAAACGAAATAAGTACATTTATTTAG